One genomic window of Malaciobacter molluscorum LMG 25693 includes the following:
- the argJ gene encoding bifunctional glutamate N-acetyltransferase/amino-acid acetyltransferase ArgJ, with translation MFTILPIKGLFDQIEGFYCDGISAGLKANNALDLGFIYSDTLCEVEAIFTNNKFQAAPLKHYQMYDKNFKTNFVLINSKNANALTGQKGIENIDTIFSSLDFELVNPIMSSTGVIGNHLPVEKIIAGAKKFDLNSKNAHNLSKAIMTTDAYSKTTMYEVKLEDGSSFKIGAVAKGAGMINPNLATMLCFICTDANIPKEDMKEALLENSETTFNAISVDGDTSTNDTVLLLSNKKSNVYDKDAFKEVLRLVMHDMAMLMVSDGEGAKKAVAFEVLNAASYEDAQIAAKALSNSLLVKTALFGEDPNFGRIASTIGASRVVSDENKLVISYNDVIVYNKGEFVFNEQIEQEAAKVLKNDKFKIICDLGVGKYSFTAYGCDLGYEYVKINADYRT, from the coding sequence ATGTTTACTATTTTACCAATTAAAGGTCTTTTTGACCAAATTGAAGGGTTTTATTGTGATGGAATTAGTGCAGGATTAAAAGCAAATAATGCACTTGACTTAGGTTTTATTTATAGTGATACTTTATGTGAAGTTGAAGCAATATTTACAAATAATAAATTCCAAGCTGCACCTTTAAAACATTATCAAATGTATGATAAAAATTTTAAAACAAATTTTGTTTTAATAAACTCAAAAAATGCTAATGCTTTAACAGGACAAAAAGGAATTGAAAATATTGATACAATTTTTTCTTCTTTAGATTTTGAACTTGTAAATCCAATTATGAGTAGTACAGGAGTAATAGGAAATCATCTTCCTGTTGAAAAGATTATTGCAGGTGCAAAAAAATTTGATTTAAATTCAAAAAATGCGCATAATTTAAGTAAAGCAATTATGACAACAGATGCTTATTCTAAAACTACAATGTATGAAGTTAAACTTGAAGATGGAAGTAGTTTTAAAATAGGAGCAGTTGCAAAAGGTGCAGGAATGATAAATCCAAATTTAGCAACAATGCTTTGCTTTATTTGTACAGATGCAAATATTCCAAAAGAAGATATGAAAGAAGCACTTTTAGAAAATAGTGAAACAACATTTAATGCTATTTCTGTTGATGGAGATACTTCAACTAATGATACAGTATTACTTTTATCAAATAAAAAATCTAATGTATATGATAAGGATGCTTTCAAAGAAGTATTAAGATTAGTTATGCATGATATGGCAATGTTAATGGTATCAGATGGTGAAGGTGCCAAAAAAGCAGTTGCATTTGAAGTATTAAATGCAGCTTCATATGAAGATGCACAAATTGCTGCAAAAGCATTATCAAATTCATTACTTGTTAAAACTGCACTTTTTGGAGAAGATCCAAATTTTGGAAGAATTGCTTCAACAATAGGTGCAAGTAGAGTAGTAAGTGATGAAAATAAATTAGTTATTTCATATAATGATGTAATTGTTTATAATAAAGGTGAATTTGTATTTAATGAACAAATAGAACAAGAAGCAGCTAAAGTGCTTAAAAATGATAAATTTAAAATTATTTGTGATTTAGGTGTTGGGAAATACTCTTTTACAGCTTATGGATGTGATTTAGGTTATGAGTATGTTAAAATAAATGCTGATTATAGAACTTAA
- a CDS encoding potassium channel family protein yields the protein MSFFIKIKKALGWEIRSSKPEYDLNPLIYSQLKPFRLPLILIQIILMIGTFGYVYIEDYSIMHAIFQSAYTFTTTGFGALNERNFSNEGIVFTVTLMLSGFAVLTFSVGILINTISDGTLLKLIKERRMLYKIARLRRHFVIFYHNEYTAQLARQFRQNHVPFVVVDSREDMEQVAKDNNYPYFVKEEPYKEIAFLKSHLSSAKGAISLSKNISDNITLIASVRLYEKELGRSPFLVICNAETQNDKVRLKKLGADKVVAPPSLMAKRVSAMAIRPDMENVLDEFLYKPDTPIDMEEAFVGEESWAVNKQIQDLRLRDKMKVSIIGITEANGRFIQMPKGTIIITQNCKLLLVGSQNGISKSKRLLSYSEKPKDL from the coding sequence ATGAGCTTCTTTATAAAGATAAAAAAAGCTCTTGGCTGGGAGATACGGTCAAGCAAACCAGAGTATGACTTAAATCCTCTTATTTATTCTCAATTAAAACCTTTTAGATTACCTCTTATATTAATTCAAATCATTTTAATGATTGGTACATTTGGATATGTATATATTGAAGATTATTCAATAATGCATGCAATCTTTCAATCAGCATATACATTTACAACTACTGGTTTTGGTGCATTAAATGAGAGAAATTTTAGTAATGAAGGTATTGTTTTTACAGTTACTTTGATGTTGTCAGGATTTGCTGTTCTTACATTTTCTGTAGGTATTTTAATTAATACAATATCAGATGGTACACTTTTAAAACTTATTAAGGAAAGACGTATGCTTTATAAAATAGCAAGATTAAGAAGGCATTTTGTTATATTTTATCATAATGAATATACAGCACAATTAGCAAGACAATTCAGACAAAATCATGTTCCTTTTGTAGTTGTTGATTCAAGGGAAGATATGGAACAAGTTGCAAAAGATAACAATTATCCATATTTTGTTAAAGAAGAACCGTATAAAGAGATAGCTTTTTTAAAATCTCATTTAAGTTCAGCAAAGGGTGCTATATCTTTATCAAAAAATATTTCTGATAATATTACATTAATAGCATCAGTTAGGTTATATGAAAAAGAGCTTGGAAGAAGTCCTTTTTTAGTTATTTGTAATGCAGAAACTCAAAATGATAAAGTAAGATTAAAAAAATTAGGTGCAGATAAAGTTGTTGCGCCACCATCTTTAATGGCAAAAAGAGTTAGTGCTATGGCAATTAGACCAGATATGGAAAATGTGCTTGATGAGTTTTTATATAAACCTGATACTCCTATTGATATGGAGGAAGCTTTTGTAGGTGAAGAGTCTTGGGCTGTAAATAAACAAATACAAGATCTAAGATTAAGAGATAAGATGAAAGTTTCTATTATTGGTATTACTGAAGCAAATGGAAGATTTATTCAGATGCCAAAAGGTACTATTATAATTACACAAAATTGTAAATTACTTTTAGTTGGAAGTCAAAATGGAATTTCTAAATCAAAAAGACTTTTATCTTATAGTGAAAAACCAAAAGATTTATAA
- the rpmB gene encoding 50S ribosomal protein L28, which translates to MARRCAISGKGPMVGNNVSHAKNRTKKRFLPNLRTVRVTLEDGTTKKIRISAKELRTLKKHS; encoded by the coding sequence ATGGCAAGAAGATGTGCAATTTCAGGAAAAGGGCCAATGGTTGGAAACAACGTGAGCCACGCTAAAAACAGAACTAAAAAAAGATTTTTACCAAACTTAAGAACAGTTAGAGTTACTTTAGAAGATGGTACAACTAAAAAAATCAGAATTTCTGCAAAAGAGTTAAGAACTCTTAAAAAACACTCATAA
- a CDS encoding glycosyltransferase, protein MIKIDYKIETKLIKRLLENENITKIKKRKLSHKLIFKKQEFADIYFFSGNLQKDDEKKLYKAKRIVVNSNRIKNKLIEKFDFDKTKIEVIYPSVSIKNFEEKQKNEFFEKYQISNEHKIIFFTAKDFKKSGIKEFIELIKKINYKYTKFIIAGTKRQISNLKLLNSKYDFGNKVIYLEDFGNIDLLFYICDIFVLPTQQKSFATSILKAMYYKSAVFIPRTNSASEVVDIFATMNRYDDGSTPFKIDALLGRNEDLILIKNDNFNVAKEFNLSNNYSKVMAILQNV, encoded by the coding sequence ATGATAAAAATAGATTATAAAATAGAAACAAAATTAATAAAAAGACTTTTAGAAAATGAAAATATAACTAAAATTAAAAAAAGAAAACTTTCACATAAATTGATATTTAAAAAACAAGAATTTGCAGATATTTATTTTTTTAGTGGAAACCTTCAAAAAGATGATGAAAAAAAACTTTACAAGGCAAAAAGAATAGTAGTTAATTCAAATAGAATAAAAAATAAATTAATTGAAAAGTTTGATTTTGATAAAACAAAAATTGAAGTTATTTATCCTAGCGTTTCTATAAAAAACTTTGAAGAAAAACAAAAAAATGAGTTTTTTGAAAAATATCAAATATCAAATGAACATAAAATTATCTTTTTTACAGCAAAAGATTTTAAAAAATCTGGAATAAAAGAGTTTATAGAATTAATAAAAAAGATAAATTATAAATATACAAAGTTTATAATTGCTGGAACAAAAAGACAAATTTCAAATTTGAAACTTTTAAATTCAAAATATGATTTTGGAAATAAAGTAATTTATTTAGAAGATTTTGGTAATATTGATTTATTATTTTATATATGTGATATTTTTGTTTTGCCTACACAACAAAAATCTTTTGCAACTTCTATTTTAAAAGCGATGTATTATAAAAGTGCAGTATTTATTCCTAGAACTAATAGTGCAAGTGAAGTTGTTGATATTTTTGCTACTATGAATAGATATGATGATGGTAGTACACCTTTTAAAATAGATGCACTTTTAGGTAGAAATGAAGATTTGATATTAATTAAAAATGATAATTTTAATGTTGCTAAAGAGTTTAATCTAAGTAATAATTATTCAAAAGTTATGGCTATTTTACAAAATGTATAA
- the gmhA gene encoding D-sedoheptulose 7-phosphate isomerase, translating to MKKVIAEEFQAHLETINNVINNMQEKVEAASQLAVDTLKNGNKILLCGNGGSAADAQHIAAELTGRYKTERRGLPGIALTTDTSALTAIGNDYGYDRVFDRQVEALANKGDLLIGISTSGNSKNVLSALNLAKELGCKTVGLTGRDGGAMNEACDVNLVVPSNDTPRIQEMHILIGHTICQIIDNELS from the coding sequence ATGAAAAAAGTGATTGCAGAAGAATTCCAAGCACACCTTGAAACAATAAATAATGTAATAAATAATATGCAAGAAAAAGTAGAAGCTGCATCACAACTTGCAGTAGATACTTTAAAAAATGGAAATAAAATTTTATTATGTGGAAATGGTGGAAGTGCAGCAGATGCACAACACATTGCAGCAGAATTAACAGGAAGATATAAAACAGAAAGAAGAGGACTTCCAGGAATTGCACTAACAACAGATACAAGTGCATTAACTGCAATTGGAAATGATTATGGATATGATAGAGTATTTGATAGACAAGTAGAAGCATTAGCAAATAAAGGTGACTTACTAATAGGAATTAGTACAAGTGGAAATAGTAAAAATGTATTAAGTGCTTTAAATCTAGCAAAAGAGCTTGGTTGTAAAACTGTTGGATTAACAGGAAGAGATGGTGGAGCTATGAATGAAGCTTGTGATGTAAATCTTGTAGTTCCTTCAAATGACACTCCAAGAATTCAAGAAATGCATATTTTAATTGGTCATACTATTTGTCAAATTATAGATAATGAACTAAGTTAA
- a CDS encoding glycosyltransferase family 9 protein translates to MKIEKIFIEIPTWLGDAIMTTPAIENIIKTYPDAKITFLGSFVSTQALGNFKNIEKIIIDNTKKQGNRYKNLYNLAKQIGKVDLAISFRRSLSSKFMMFFVNAKKKYNYRRLEKQQIHQVLRYNNFVNYVLNLDNKAGDLSLHFKPFAYDKNTLGINPGATYGSAKRWYPNEFAKVAINMSKTHDIVIFGGPGEIDIAKDIEKELISNGVTNYQNLAGKTTIPELIEKIAGLDIFITNDSGPMHVAAAFKVKTAAIFGPTRFKETNQWNNPNENIITKNLDCAPCMKRVCPLKHHNCMKLITAKDVLKVIDN, encoded by the coding sequence ATGAAAATTGAGAAGATATTTATAGAGATACCTACATGGCTAGGTGATGCAATTATGACAACACCTGCAATTGAGAATATAATTAAAACATATCCAGATGCTAAGATAACGTTTTTGGGTTCATTTGTTTCAACTCAAGCATTGGGAAATTTTAAAAATATAGAAAAAATAATAATTGATAATACAAAAAAACAAGGCAATAGATATAAAAATTTATATAACTTAGCTAAACAAATAGGAAAAGTGGATTTAGCAATTTCATTTAGAAGAAGTCTATCTTCTAAATTTATGATGTTTTTTGTAAATGCTAAAAAAAAATATAATTATAGAAGATTAGAAAAACAGCAAATACATCAGGTTTTAAGATATAACAATTTTGTAAATTATGTTTTAAATTTAGATAACAAAGCTGGTGATTTATCTTTACATTTTAAGCCTTTTGCATATGATAAAAATACACTTGGAATAAATCCTGGTGCTACATATGGAAGTGCTAAAAGATGGTATCCAAATGAGTTTGCAAAGGTTGCAATAAACATGTCAAAAACACATGATATTGTAATATTTGGTGGTCCAGGGGAAATAGATATTGCAAAAGATATAGAAAAAGAACTTATTTCAAATGGTGTGACAAATTATCAAAATTTAGCAGGAAAAACAACAATTCCTGAATTAATTGAAAAAATAGCTGGGCTTGATATTTTTATTACAAATGATTCTGGACCTATGCATGTTGCAGCTGCATTTAAAGTAAAAACAGCTGCTATTTTTGGACCTACAAGATTTAAAGAGACAAATCAATGGAATAATCCAAATGAGAATATTATTACAAAAAATTTAGATTGTGCTCCATGTATGAAAAGGGTATGTCCTTTAAAACATCATAACTGTATGAAGTTAATAACAGCTAAAGATGTTTTAAAAGTTATAGATAATTAA
- a CDS encoding YrbL family protein, whose protein sequence is MIDIEEFTQNLLTKLAKKNFSIYKYENNTVKFSITEDRLNNLLKIVFKLCSKNLYCFSIIREEYDEIEVIIYSKNEDKKIKILLENVEDKIILQYRKKVLKYKEYKIFPIIGPDGVGKTTLLTNTFNPKEKSLMFKRFKKIVRRSIIYNVTYPINKYLLKKKLGKKPEKDQHDDIHYMLVILAGLLYYPYLVFNTLVNKKIVFIDRFFNDYLLENISFLDKKTKLRDKWKNILNYIPTVYWMVHLDAKAKIILERKDELKKRDIKKYRKANFKIYLQKPSIVYTYVNTGLDLSFCQNVLLKISRRVGIALFDEFLYQINDDLMIAKGGERVCYLHPEDNTKVIKSVFSKGEHNDQNKLEYIYMNYLKNRQKDLSHLTNCYGYIKTNIGKALVFDRVLNYDNTPAKSFRYMVANKILSLDEQKVLLDELKKYLEDNEILFVDTSLTNLFCPEVQEGKYKIIIVDGLGAKRMGFKFWLYRNSKLYTKYKIKRQWEKFMVMYKKDVKRAQLGQRPFTRL, encoded by the coding sequence ATGATTGATATTGAAGAATTTACTCAAAATTTATTGACTAAACTTGCAAAGAAAAATTTTTCTATTTATAAATATGAAAATAATACTGTTAAATTTTCTATTACAGAAGATAGATTAAATAACTTATTAAAAATAGTTTTTAAATTATGTTCAAAAAATCTATACTGTTTTTCAATTATTAGAGAAGAGTATGATGAAATTGAAGTGATAATTTACTCTAAAAATGAAGATAAAAAAATAAAAATATTGTTAGAAAATGTAGAAGATAAGATTATTTTACAATATAGAAAAAAAGTTTTAAAATATAAAGAATATAAAATCTTTCCTATTATTGGTCCTGATGGAGTAGGTAAGACAACTCTTCTTACAAATACATTTAACCCAAAAGAAAAAAGTTTAATGTTTAAACGATTTAAAAAAATAGTAAGAAGATCAATTATTTATAATGTAACTTATCCAATAAATAAATATTTATTAAAGAAAAAGCTAGGTAAAAAGCCAGAAAAAGATCAACATGATGATATTCACTATATGTTAGTTATCCTAGCTGGTTTACTATACTATCCATATTTGGTTTTTAATACTTTAGTTAATAAAAAAATAGTATTCATTGATAGATTTTTTAATGATTATTTATTAGAAAATATCTCTTTTTTAGATAAGAAAACAAAATTAAGAGACAAGTGGAAAAATATTTTAAATTATATACCAACTGTTTATTGGATGGTTCATTTAGATGCAAAAGCTAAAATAATTTTAGAAAGAAAAGATGAGCTAAAAAAAAGAGATATAAAAAAATATAGAAAAGCAAATTTTAAAATATATTTGCAAAAGCCTTCAATAGTTTATACTTATGTAAATACAGGGCTTGATTTATCTTTTTGTCAAAATGTATTATTAAAAATATCAAGAAGAGTTGGAATTGCTTTATTTGATGAGTTTTTGTATCAAATAAATGATGATTTAATGATTGCAAAAGGTGGAGAAAGAGTATGTTATTTGCATCCTGAAGATAATACTAAAGTTATTAAAAGTGTATTTTCAAAAGGTGAACATAACGATCAAAATAAATTAGAATATATCTATATGAATTATTTAAAGAATAGACAAAAAGATTTATCTCATCTTACTAATTGTTATGGATATATAAAGACAAATATAGGAAAAGCTCTTGTTTTTGATAGAGTTTTAAATTATGATAATACTCCTGCAAAATCTTTTAGATATATGGTTGCAAATAAAATTTTATCACTTGATGAACAAAAAGTTTTATTGGATGAATTAAAAAAATATTTAGAAGATAATGAAATATTATTTGTTGATACAAGTTTGACAAATCTTTTTTGCCCTGAAGTTCAAGAAGGAAAATATAAAATTATAATTGTTGATGGATTGGGTGCAAAAAGAATGGGATTTAAATTTTGGTTATATAGAAATTCAAAACTATATACAAAATATAAAATCAAAAGACAATGGGAAAAATTTATGGTGATGTACAAAAAAGATGTAAAAAGAGCCCAATTAGGGCAACGTCCTTTTACAAGGTTATAA
- a CDS encoding glycosyltransferase family 9 protein — protein MNLLISRHDKIGDFVVTLPLFKAIKTQYPQTKITALVSKINFDFAKNIDFIDDVILFDKNDLKTTLNIIKQKRFDASISAYIDTKLGKLLFKSKIKKRVAPATKIAQLFFNKKVKQRRSQVLKTEWQYNLDLAIKLFKDINLEFSKPVLNIDGSEQIKKFRNEFNIDESKKIVAFHPGFGGSSEGNLTIDDYIKLAKIASLKDNIQVVFTFGPDDLKVKDEIMSKVDFDVVFYESVGSIINFCKLLSQFELFISTSTGPMHLAGCVNTKTISFFGDNLFASSKRWATVSETKNQNNFMLSLNYTKEKYLEIENRLKEIIND, from the coding sequence ATGAATTTATTGATTTCAAGACATGACAAAATTGGGGATTTTGTTGTGACTTTACCTCTTTTTAAAGCTATTAAAACGCAATACCCCCAAACAAAAATTACTGCATTAGTAAGTAAAATAAACTTTGATTTTGCAAAAAATATAGATTTTATTGATGATGTTATTTTATTTGATAAAAATGATTTAAAAACAACTTTAAATATTATAAAACAGAAAAGATTTGATGCAAGTATTAGTGCTTATATTGATACTAAACTTGGTAAACTTTTATTTAAAAGTAAAATAAAAAAAAGAGTAGCTCCTGCAACTAAAATAGCTCAACTTTTTTTTAATAAAAAAGTTAAACAAAGAAGAAGTCAAGTTCTAAAAACAGAATGGCAATATAATTTAGACTTAGCAATAAAACTTTTTAAAGATATTAATTTAGAGTTTTCAAAACCTGTTTTAAATATTGATGGTAGCGAACAAATCAAAAAATTCAGAAATGAATTTAATATTGATGAGTCTAAAAAAATTGTTGCTTTTCATCCTGGATTTGGTGGAAGTAGTGAGGGTAATTTAACAATTGATGATTATATTAAATTAGCAAAAATAGCTTCTTTAAAAGATAATATTCAAGTTGTTTTTACCTTTGGACCTGATGATTTAAAAGTAAAAGATGAAATTATGTCAAAAGTAGATTTTGATGTAGTTTTTTATGAATCAGTTGGTTCAATTATTAATTTTTGTAAATTATTAAGTCAATTTGAACTTTTTATAAGTACTTCAACTGGACCTATGCATTTAGCTGGTTGTGTAAATACAAAAACAATTTCATTTTTTGGTGATAATTTATTTGCAAGTTCTAAAAGATGGGCAACAGTAAGTGAAACTAAAAATCAAAATAATTTTATGCTTTCATTAAATTATACAAAAGAGAAATATTTAGAAATTGAAAATAGATTAAAAGAGATAATAAATGATTGA
- a CDS encoding lipopolysaccharide kinase InaA family protein, translating into MSIKYKLNSNYNNIKEFLINIKEFFEENSNTIHKARNELKVIEYKGIKTVVKAFKVPNIINQIAYAYFRDSKAKKSYENAVKLIELGINTPKPIGYIEFYHNFLFKKSFFISEKYNYEYTIREPLRHLDFKNREEIIKGFVKFTYNLHLNGVYHKDYSAGNILVSSKNNKYEFSVVDINRMQFKTIDLYTGLDNFAKLWLDENSLLLIAKEYAKLANVDENKAIDILKECDKKLKWFVEFKRKIRGKS; encoded by the coding sequence TTGAGTATTAAGTATAAACTAAATAGTAATTATAATAATATAAAAGAATTTTTGATAAATATAAAAGAGTTTTTTGAAGAGAACTCAAATACAATTCATAAAGCAAGAAACGAACTTAAAGTAATTGAATATAAGGGAATAAAAACAGTTGTAAAAGCTTTTAAAGTTCCTAATATAATAAACCAAATTGCATATGCTTATTTTAGAGATTCAAAAGCAAAAAAATCTTATGAAAATGCTGTTAAATTAATAGAATTAGGAATAAATACTCCAAAACCAATTGGCTATATTGAGTTTTATCATAACTTTTTATTTAAAAAAAGTTTTTTTATAAGTGAAAAATATAATTATGAATATACAATAAGAGAACCATTAAGACATTTAGATTTTAAAAATAGAGAAGAGATAATTAAAGGGTTTGTAAAATTTACATATAATCTTCATTTAAATGGTGTATATCACAAAGATTATTCTGCTGGTAATATTTTAGTTTCTTCTAAAAATAATAAATATGAATTTTCAGTTGTAGATATAAATAGAATGCAATTTAAAACAATTGATTTATATACAGGTCTTGATAATTTTGCAAAACTTTGGCTTGATGAAAATAGCTTATTACTTATTGCAAAAGAGTATGCCAAACTTGCAAATGTTGATGAAAATAAAGCTATTGATATTTTAAAAGAGTGTGATAAAAAATTAAAATGGTTTGTAGAGTTTAAACGAAAAATAAGAGGTAAAAGTTGA
- a CDS encoding glycosyltransferase, which yields MLNRKRVFLVGKFMDSSRSRLLLDYITSSDIYSFTYDDTRFFKINNKNIINKIFLLIFSIINKISSFLKFLISDIIFILPMGNIDSFRLKIANKMGKRIISEFYISKYDTHVYDKKRVKENTKKAFKLKRFDQNIVDYSTDLIFLNNSEKNYYLSVIDRLDTKTNTYTIPLATEFKQKAFLNYVNSEKEKLILCWWGSYIPLHGLDKIIQSAKYLKELNLNFKFYIFGRSDSRAVKHQKKIDDLFLNDVIEIDNTKSFSDKSLDKFLIENCDISFGIFGNSEKAKVVMPNKIVEALSLYIPVISQKTEALDEYFIDNKNIFFCESNPKSLANKIVEVSKDKIKLKNVSENGFKLYEERFSKEAYIKDLKKVLENKGRD from the coding sequence ATGTTAAATAGAAAACGAGTATTTTTAGTAGGGAAATTTATGGATTCTTCAAGGAGTAGATTATTATTAGATTATATAACTTCTTCTGATATTTATAGTTTTACATATGATGATACACGATTTTTTAAAATAAATAATAAAAATATAATTAATAAAATATTTCTTTTAATTTTTAGTATAATTAATAAAATAAGTAGTTTCTTGAAATTTTTAATTAGTGATATTATTTTTATTTTACCAATGGGAAATATTGATTCTTTTCGATTAAAAATTGCAAATAAAATGGGGAAAAGAATAATATCTGAATTTTATATTTCAAAATATGATACACATGTATATGATAAAAAAAGAGTTAAGGAAAATACAAAAAAAGCTTTTAAATTAAAAAGATTTGATCAAAATATTGTTGATTATAGTACAGATTTGATTTTTTTAAATAATTCAGAAAAAAATTATTATTTATCAGTAATTGATAGATTAGATACAAAAACAAATACATATACTATACCATTGGCAACAGAATTTAAACAAAAGGCTTTTTTAAATTATGTGAATTCAGAAAAAGAAAAATTAATTCTTTGTTGGTGGGGAAGTTATATTCCTTTGCATGGGCTAGATAAAATTATTCAATCAGCAAAATATTTAAAAGAACTTAATCTTAATTTTAAATTTTATATATTTGGAAGGTCTGATAGTAGAGCAGTTAAACATCAAAAAAAAATTGATGATTTATTTCTTAATGATGTAATTGAAATAGATAATACAAAAAGTTTTTCAGATAAGTCTTTAGATAAATTTTTAATAGAAAATTGTGATATATCATTTGGAATTTTTGGAAATAGTGAAAAAGCTAAAGTAGTAATGCCTAATAAAATAGTTGAAGCACTTTCTTTATATATTCCTGTTATTTCTCAAAAAACTGAAGCTTTAGATGAATATTTTATTGATAATAAAAATATATTTTTTTGTGAGTCTAATCCAAAATCGTTAGCAAATAAAATAGTAGAAGTTTCCAAAGACAAAATTAAATTAAAAAATGTTTCAGAAAATGGTTTCAAATTATATGAAGAAAGATTTTCAAAAGAAGCTTATATAAAAGATCTAAAAAAAGTTTTAGAAAATAAGGGAAGAGATTGA
- a CDS encoding NAD-dependent epimerase/dehydratase family protein: MKILVTGATGFIGQNLVKEFVSSNFDIFCIVRKDSDISKIDKKAKIFRYDGNIEKLLNFFQKEKFDGVIHLASAVLSEHISTDINNLVNSNILFGTSLLEACKLSNVKWFINTGTFWQNYQNEQYNPVNLYASTKEAFKNIAKYYTETSDLIFTTIKLNDTFGKNDTRNKVFNLWAKIAKSGEVLKMSKGEQIIDISYIEDIINAYKILALNLNSKDLKNDIEEEYVISNSQKMSLKDLSKLFEKVTHTKLNIVWGGREYRHREVMIPYTKGKSIPNWKQKYTLEEAIKRTIGNL, translated from the coding sequence TTGAAAATATTAGTTACTGGTGCTACTGGATTTATAGGCCAAAATTTAGTAAAAGAATTTGTATCAAGTAATTTTGATATTTTTTGTATAGTGAGAAAAGACAGTGATATTTCTAAAATTGATAAAAAAGCTAAGATTTTTAGATATGATGGAAATATTGAAAAATTATTAAATTTTTTTCAAAAAGAGAAATTTGATGGAGTTATTCATCTAGCTTCAGCTGTTTTATCAGAGCATATATCTACAGATATTAATAATTTAGTAAATTCAAATATTTTATTTGGAACATCATTACTTGAAGCTTGTAAATTAAGTAATGTTAAATGGTTTATAAATACTGGTACATTTTGGCAAAATTATCAAAATGAACAGTATAATCCTGTAAATTTATACGCAAGTACTAAAGAAGCATTTAAAAATATTGCAAAGTATTATACAGAAACTTCAGATTTAATTTTTACAACTATTAAATTAAATGATACCTTTGGAAAAAATGATACAAGGAACAAAGTTTTTAACCTTTGGGCAAAAATAGCAAAAAGTGGTGAAGTGTTAAAAATGTCAAAAGGTGAACAAATTATTGATATTTCTTATATCGAAGATATTATTAATGCCTATAAAATACTTGCATTAAATTTAAATTCAAAAGATTTAAAAAATGATATTGAAGAGGAGTATGTTATATCTAATTCTCAAAAAATGAGTTTAAAAGATTTATCTAAATTATTTGAAAAAGTTACGCATACAAAATTAAATATTGTATGGGGTGGACGTGAATATAGACACAGAGAAGTGATGATTCCATATACAAAAGGTAAATCAATTCCTAATTGGAAACAAAAATATACTTTAGAAGAAGCAATAAAAAGAACTATTGGAAATTTATAA